The Streptomyces sp. NL15-2K genome contains a region encoding:
- the rsgA gene encoding ribosome small subunit-dependent GTPase A, which yields MRRYGKHTDEDDIRSRPNRKGNRPRTNIRPKHEDAAEGMVLTVDRGRLTCLVEGRIVMAMKARELGRKAAIVGDRVALVGDMSGKKDTLARIVRIEERTSVLRRTADDDDPYERVVVANADQLAIVTALADPEPRPRLIDRCLVAAFDGGLEPLLVMTKSDLAPPDKLLELYGDLDIPYVVTSREELQSGAAVARVREQLDGKITAFVGHSGVGKTTLVNALVPQEQRRSTGHVNAVTGRGRHTTTSALALPLAGDGGWVVDTPGVRSFGLHHVNPSRVIHAFPDLEPGTQNCPRACSHDEQDCALDQWVADGHADPARLYSLRRLLSTRERKEGD from the coding sequence ATGCGCCGCTACGGCAAGCACACCGACGAGGACGACATCCGCTCCCGCCCGAACCGCAAGGGCAACCGGCCGCGTACGAACATCCGGCCCAAGCACGAGGACGCGGCCGAGGGGATGGTCCTCACCGTCGACCGGGGCCGGCTGACGTGCCTGGTCGAGGGCAGGATCGTGATGGCGATGAAGGCCCGCGAGCTCGGCCGCAAGGCGGCGATCGTGGGCGACCGGGTGGCACTGGTCGGCGACATGTCCGGCAAGAAGGACACGCTCGCCAGGATCGTCCGCATCGAGGAGCGCACGTCGGTGCTGCGCCGCACCGCGGACGACGACGACCCCTACGAGCGCGTGGTGGTCGCCAACGCCGACCAGCTCGCCATCGTCACGGCCCTCGCCGATCCCGAACCCCGCCCCCGCCTGATCGACCGGTGCCTGGTGGCGGCGTTCGACGGCGGCCTGGAACCCCTGCTGGTCATGACGAAGTCGGACCTGGCCCCGCCGGACAAGCTCCTGGAGCTGTACGGCGACCTGGACATCCCGTACGTGGTGACGAGCCGCGAGGAGCTGCAGAGCGGGGCGGCGGTGGCCCGGGTGCGCGAGCAGCTCGACGGCAAGATCACTGCCTTCGTCGGTCACTCCGGCGTCGGCAAGACGACCCTGGTCAACGCGCTGGTGCCGCAGGAGCAGCGGCGTTCGACGGGACACGTCAACGCCGTGACGGGCCGCGGCCGCCACACCACGACCTCGGCGCTGGCCCTGCCGCTGGCGGGCGACGGGGGGTGGGTGGTCGACACGCCTGGCGTACGGTCGTTCGGCCTGCACCACGTGAACCCGTCCCGGGTGATCCACGCCTTCCCCGACCTGGAGCCCGGCACGCAGAACTGCCCCCGCGCGTGCAGCCACGACGAGCAGGACTGCGCGCTGGACCAGTGGGTGGCCGACGGCCACGCGGATCCGGCCCGCCTGTACTCGCTGCGCCGGCTCCTGTCGACGAGGGAGCGGAAGGAAGGCGACTGA
- a CDS encoding multidrug efflux SMR transporter — MAWLLVIVAGLLETGFAVCLKLSHGFTRLWPTVAFCIFALGSFGLLTLSLKKLDVGPAYAVWTGIGAAGTAIYGMIFLGDLVSTLKIVSISLVIIGVIGLQLSGSAH, encoded by the coding sequence ATGGCGTGGCTGCTGGTCATCGTGGCCGGGTTGCTCGAGACCGGTTTCGCCGTCTGTCTGAAGCTGTCGCACGGCTTCACCAGACTCTGGCCGACCGTTGCCTTCTGCATCTTCGCCCTGGGCAGTTTCGGTCTGCTGACCCTGTCGCTGAAGAAGCTCGACGTGGGCCCGGCGTATGCCGTGTGGACGGGCATCGGCGCGGCGGGAACCGCGATCTACGGCATGATCTTCCTCGGCGACCTCGTCTCGACCCTGAAGATCGTCTCGATCAGCCTGGTGATCATCGGCGTGATCGGACTCCAGCTGTCCGGTTCCGCCCACTGA
- a CDS encoding SEL1-like repeat protein, with product MDVMGDKATLFETGRFVQPSRQDEAEEVADDAAEEVRRRLAAEAGDIEAMSVLGAMLLRRDDLDGAEPHLRAATAAGDRAAANNLGVLLHQRGYADEAAGWWRIAAVAGSAAAAHALGRHHRERGDEPAAEYWLRQSAEQGHTLGAYALADLLEHRGDGAERWLRAAAERGHREAAYRLARALDHRAAAEEETGADDGASLLEEAEQWYRQAAARGHRRAALHLGAILEKRGELKEAGRWYLTSAKDGEARAACALGFLLRDAGDTESAAVWWLRAAQDGDGNAANALGALHAERGEPQTAERWYRAAMDAGDDNGAYNLALLCAEQGRTAQAEQWYRRAAYAGHREAANALAILLLQGGDAAGAEPWFSKAAEAGSVDAAFNLGILFAGRGEEPVALRWYERAAAAGHTEAALQVGIARLRDGDEPEAERYLRCAAGGGSAEAAYRLATVLDARRPPAPAHELGESVHEKTECEEWYERAAGQGHRRAQVRVGMLAAARGDVVEAARWYRRAAEAGSRNGAFNLGLLLAREGSEPEAAVWWTRAADAGHGRAALRLALVYARRGELAEGQRWADRAVSLGPVEVAERAARLRDALRQELSA from the coding sequence ATGGACGTTATGGGGGACAAGGCAACTCTGTTCGAGACAGGGCGATTTGTGCAGCCTTCCCGGCAGGACGAGGCCGAGGAGGTGGCTGACGACGCCGCCGAGGAGGTCCGCCGGCGGCTCGCGGCCGAAGCAGGCGACATCGAGGCGATGAGCGTCCTCGGAGCCATGCTGCTGCGCCGCGACGATCTCGACGGAGCCGAGCCCCATCTGCGTGCCGCCACCGCCGCCGGTGACCGTGCCGCCGCCAACAACCTCGGGGTCCTTCTTCACCAGCGTGGTTACGCCGACGAGGCCGCCGGATGGTGGCGGATCGCCGCCGTCGCCGGGTCCGCCGCGGCCGCGCACGCGCTGGGCCGTCATCACCGCGAGCGGGGCGACGAGCCCGCCGCGGAGTACTGGCTGCGCCAGTCCGCCGAGCAGGGCCACACGCTGGGGGCGTACGCGCTCGCTGATCTTCTGGAGCACCGCGGCGACGGGGCCGAGCGGTGGCTGCGGGCCGCGGCCGAGCGGGGGCACCGGGAGGCGGCGTACCGACTGGCACGCGCGCTCGATCACAGAGCGGCGGCCGAGGAGGAGACCGGGGCCGACGACGGTGCCTCTCTGCTGGAAGAGGCCGAGCAGTGGTACCGGCAGGCCGCCGCGCGCGGACACCGGCGGGCCGCGCTGCACCTCGGGGCGATCCTGGAGAAGCGCGGCGAGCTCAAGGAGGCCGGGCGCTGGTACCTGACGTCCGCCAAGGACGGGGAGGCGCGCGCCGCCTGCGCGCTCGGGTTCCTGCTGCGGGACGCCGGGGACACCGAGAGCGCGGCCGTGTGGTGGCTCAGGGCCGCACAGGACGGGGACGGCAACGCGGCCAACGCGCTGGGCGCGCTGCACGCCGAGCGGGGTGAGCCGCAGACCGCCGAGCGGTGGTACCGGGCCGCGATGGACGCCGGGGACGACAACGGCGCGTACAACCTCGCGCTGCTCTGCGCCGAGCAGGGGCGGACCGCGCAGGCCGAGCAGTGGTACCGGCGGGCCGCGTACGCCGGGCACCGGGAGGCGGCCAACGCGCTGGCGATCCTGCTGTTGCAGGGCGGGGACGCGGCGGGGGCGGAGCCGTGGTTCTCGAAGGCGGCGGAGGCCGGGAGCGTCGACGCCGCGTTCAACCTCGGGATCTTGTTCGCGGGGCGGGGCGAGGAGCCCGTCGCGCTGCGGTGGTACGAGCGGGCCGCGGCCGCCGGGCACACGGAGGCGGCGTTGCAGGTCGGTATCGCGCGGCTGCGGGACGGGGACGAGCCGGAGGCGGAGCGGTATCTGCGGTGTGCGGCGGGAGGCGGCAGCGCCGAGGCCGCGTACCGGCTGGCGACCGTGCTCGACGCCCGGCGTCCGCCGGCGCCCGCGCATGAGCTCGGGGAGTCGGTGCACGAGAAGACCGAGTGCGAGGAGTGGTACGAGCGGGCGGCCGGGCAGGGGCACCGGCGGGCGCAGGTGCGGGTCGGGATGCTGGCCGCCGCGCGGGGCGATGTCGTGGAGGCGGCCCGGTGGTACCGGCGGGCCGCTGAGGCCGGATCGCGGAACGGGGCGTTCAATCTGGGGCTGCTGCTGGCTCGGGAGGGAAGCGAGCCGGAGGCGGCGGTGTGGTGGACGCGGGCGGCTGACGCCGGGCATGGGCGGGCGGCGTTGCGGCTCGCCCTGGTCTACGCGCGTCGGGGGGAGCTGGCGGAGGGGCAGCGCTGGGCGGATCGGGCGGTTTCCTTGGGGCCGGTGGAGGTGGCCGAGCGGGCGGCTCGGCTTCGGGACGCGTTGCGGCAGGAGCTGTCGGCGTAG
- the hisN gene encoding histidinol-phosphatase, which translates to MPDYLDDLRFAHVLADAADAATMARFKALDLKVDTKPDMTPVSEADKAAEELIRGQLGRARPRDAILGEEYGIQGTGPRRWVVDPIDGTKNYVRGVPVWATLISLMEAGDTGFEPVVGVVSAPALGRRWWAARGHGAFTGRSLSSASRLHVSRVSKLTDASFAYSSLSGWEEQGRLDGFLDLTREVWRTRAYGDFWPYMLVAEGAVDICAEPELSLWDMAANAIVVTEAGGTFTGLDGRPGPHSGNAAASNGLLHDELLGYLNQRY; encoded by the coding sequence ATGCCCGACTACCTCGACGACCTCCGCTTCGCCCACGTCCTCGCGGACGCGGCAGACGCGGCCACCATGGCCCGCTTCAAGGCCCTAGACCTCAAGGTCGACACGAAGCCGGACATGACCCCGGTCAGCGAAGCGGACAAGGCCGCGGAAGAACTCATCCGCGGCCAACTCGGGCGCGCCCGCCCCCGCGACGCGATCCTCGGCGAGGAGTACGGCATCCAGGGCACCGGCCCCCGCCGCTGGGTAGTCGACCCGATCGACGGCACCAAGAACTACGTACGCGGCGTCCCTGTCTGGGCCACCCTCATCTCCCTCATGGAGGCGGGCGACACCGGCTTCGAGCCCGTCGTCGGCGTCGTCTCCGCCCCCGCCCTCGGCCGCCGCTGGTGGGCCGCGAGGGGCCACGGCGCCTTCACCGGACGCAGCCTCAGCTCGGCCTCCCGCCTGCACGTCTCGCGTGTCTCGAAGCTCACGGACGCCTCCTTCGCGTACTCCTCGCTCAGCGGCTGGGAGGAACAGGGCAGGCTGGACGGCTTCCTGGACCTGACCCGCGAGGTATGGCGCACGCGCGCGTACGGCGACTTCTGGCCGTACATGCTGGTCGCCGAGGGCGCCGTCGACATCTGCGCCGAGCCGGAGCTCTCCCTGTGGGACATGGCCGCGAACGCGATCGTCGTGACGGAGGCCGGCGGCACCTTCACCGGTCTCGACGGCCGCCCGGGCCCGCACAGCGGCAACGCGGCCGCGTCGAACGGCCTGCTCCACGACGAGCTGCTGGGTTATCTCAACCAGCGTTACTGA
- the katG gene encoding catalase/peroxidase HPI: MTENHDAIVTDEKPEEAGGCPVAHGRALHPTQGGGNRQWWPERLNVKILAKNPVVANPLGEEFDYAEAFKALDLEAVKQDIAEVLTTSQDWWPADFGNYGPLMIRMAWHSAGTYRISDGRGGAGAGQQRFAPLNSWPDNANLDKARRLLWPVKKKYGQSISWADLLILTGNVALETMGFETFGFGGGREDVWEPEEDVYWGPETTWLDDKRYTGDRELENPLGAVQMGLIYVNPEGPNGNPDPIAAARDIRETFRRMAMNDEETVALIAGGHTFGKTHGAGPSDNVGPDPEAAPMEAQGLGWKSTYGSGKGADAISGGPEVTWTTTPTQWSNGFFKNLFEYEYELTQSPAGAKQWVAKNAEAIIPDAHDPSKTKLPMMLTTDLSLRFDPVYEPIARRFYENPDQFADAFARAWYKLTHRDMGPKSLYLGLEVPEETLLWQDPLPEPEGEVIGAADIAALKTKLLDSGLSVSELVSTAWASASTFRGSDKRGGANGARIRLEPQRGWEVNDPEQLATVLRTLENIQQEFNSGARKVSLADLIVLGGCVGVERAAKDAGLDIEVPFTPGRVDATEEHTDAESFAALEPTADGFRNYLGKGNRLPAEFLLLDKANLLTLSAPEMTVLVGGLRVLGANHQQSQLGVLTQTPGSLTNDFFVNLLDLGTTWKSTSEDQTTFEGRDAVTGELKWAGSRADLVFGSNSELRALAEVYASDDAKEKFVKDFVAAWDKVMNLDRFDLV; encoded by the coding sequence ATGACTGAGAACCACGACGCGATCGTCACAGACGAGAAGCCGGAGGAGGCGGGCGGCTGCCCCGTTGCGCACGGTCGCGCCCTGCACCCCACCCAGGGCGGTGGAAACCGCCAGTGGTGGCCGGAGCGGCTCAACGTGAAGATCCTCGCCAAGAACCCCGTCGTGGCCAACCCCCTCGGTGAGGAGTTCGACTACGCCGAGGCGTTCAAGGCCCTCGACCTCGAGGCCGTGAAGCAGGACATCGCCGAGGTCCTGACCACCTCGCAGGACTGGTGGCCGGCCGACTTCGGCAACTACGGCCCGCTGATGATCCGTATGGCCTGGCACAGCGCCGGCACCTACCGCATCAGCGACGGCCGCGGCGGTGCCGGAGCCGGGCAGCAGCGTTTCGCCCCCCTCAACAGCTGGCCGGACAACGCCAACCTCGACAAGGCCCGCCGCCTGCTGTGGCCGGTCAAGAAGAAGTACGGCCAGAGCATCTCGTGGGCCGACCTCCTGATCCTCACCGGCAACGTCGCCCTGGAGACGATGGGCTTCGAGACCTTCGGCTTCGGCGGCGGGCGCGAGGACGTCTGGGAGCCGGAGGAGGACGTCTACTGGGGTCCCGAGACCACCTGGCTCGACGACAAGCGCTACACCGGCGACCGCGAGCTGGAGAACCCCCTCGGTGCCGTCCAGATGGGCCTCATCTACGTCAACCCGGAGGGCCCGAACGGCAACCCGGACCCGATCGCCGCGGCCCGTGACATCCGCGAGACGTTCCGCCGGATGGCGATGAACGACGAGGAGACGGTCGCGCTGATCGCCGGCGGTCACACCTTCGGCAAGACCCACGGCGCGGGCCCGTCGGACAACGTCGGCCCCGACCCCGAGGCTGCCCCGATGGAGGCGCAGGGCCTGGGCTGGAAGAGCACCTACGGCAGCGGCAAGGGTGCGGACGCCATCTCCGGCGGCCCCGAGGTCACCTGGACGACCACGCCCACCCAGTGGAGCAACGGATTCTTCAAGAACCTCTTCGAGTACGAGTACGAGCTCACCCAGAGCCCGGCCGGCGCCAAACAGTGGGTGGCGAAGAACGCCGAGGCGATCATCCCCGACGCGCACGACCCGTCGAAGACGAAGCTCCCGATGATGCTCACCACCGACCTGTCGCTGCGCTTCGACCCGGTCTACGAGCCGATCGCCCGCCGCTTCTACGAGAACCCCGACCAGTTCGCGGACGCCTTCGCCCGGGCCTGGTACAAGCTGACCCACCGCGACATGGGCCCGAAGTCCCTGTACCTCGGCCTGGAGGTCCCGGAGGAGACCCTGCTGTGGCAGGACCCGCTGCCGGAGCCCGAGGGTGAGGTCATCGGCGCCGCGGACATCGCGGCCCTCAAGACCAAGCTCCTCGACTCGGGCCTGAGCGTCTCGGAGCTGGTCAGCACCGCGTGGGCGTCGGCCTCGACCTTCCGCGGCAGCGACAAGCGCGGCGGCGCCAACGGCGCGCGTATCCGCCTCGAGCCGCAGCGCGGCTGGGAGGTCAACGACCCCGAGCAGCTCGCGACGGTCCTGCGCACCCTGGAGAACATCCAGCAGGAGTTCAACTCCGGTGCCAGGAAGGTCTCCTTGGCCGACCTGATCGTCCTCGGTGGCTGCGTGGGCGTGGAGCGGGCCGCCAAGGACGCCGGCCTCGACATCGAGGTGCCCTTCACCCCGGGCCGCGTCGACGCGACCGAGGAGCACACCGACGCGGAGTCCTTCGCCGCGCTCGAGCCGACCGCCGACGGGTTCCGCAACTACCTCGGCAAGGGCAACCGCCTGCCGGCCGAGTTCCTGCTGCTCGACAAGGCGAACCTGCTGACCCTGAGCGCCCCCGAGATGACGGTTCTGGTCGGTGGTCTGCGCGTCCTGGGCGCCAACCACCAGCAGTCGCAGCTCGGCGTCCTCACCCAGACCCCCGGGTCCCTGACCAACGACTTCTTCGTCAACCTGCTCGACCTGGGCACGACGTGGAAGTCGACGTCCGAGGACCAGACCACGTTCGAGGGCCGCGACGCCGTCACGGGCGAGCTGAAGTGGGCCGGCAGCCGTGCCGACCTGGTCTTCGGCTCGAACTCCGAGCTGCGCGCGCTCGCGGAGGTCTACGCGAGCGACGACGCGAAGGAGAAGTTCGTGAAGGACTTCGTCGCCGCGTGGGACAAGGTGATGAACCTGGACCGGTTCGACCTCGTCTGA
- a CDS encoding CBS domain-containing protein has translation MLVRDAMSTVVLTIGPTHTLRQAAALMSARRVGAAIVLDPDAGGIGILTERDVLNSVGLGQSPDTEPVHAHTTTDVVFAAPAWTLEEAARAMAHGGFRHLIVLDHDEPVGIVSVRDIIRCWAPARQPAPA, from the coding sequence ATGCTCGTCCGCGACGCCATGAGCACGGTGGTCCTCACCATCGGCCCCACCCACACCCTCCGCCAGGCCGCCGCCCTGATGTCCGCCCGCCGGGTCGGCGCGGCCATCGTCCTCGACCCGGACGCCGGCGGTATCGGCATACTCACCGAACGCGACGTACTCAACTCCGTGGGCCTGGGCCAGAGCCCGGACACGGAACCCGTCCACGCCCACACCACCACCGACGTCGTCTTCGCCGCCCCGGCCTGGACCCTGGAGGAGGCGGCCCGCGCCATGGCGCACGGCGGCTTCCGCCACCTCATCGTCCTCGACCACGACGAGCCCGTCGGCATCGTCTCGGTCCGCGACATCATCCGCTGCTGGGCCCCGGCACGACAGCCCGCACCGGCCTGA
- a CDS encoding TetR/AcrR family transcriptional regulator, whose amino-acid sequence MPAARESLLDAAYTALARRPWSAVRMVDVAAAAGVSRQTLYNEFGSKEGLARALVRREADGYLTGVERALTAHGDVRERLTATAEWTASTARENALVRAMLTGCWSERLPSPTLKAVPSSSAVPAQRRADGPLPSPGDFVALVRDRAVAVLSGPGAAKSEVAELARSCELVVRLALSCVAAPPGEGGVADLVRSVLQRQLTG is encoded by the coding sequence ATGCCTGCAGCGCGGGAATCCCTGCTGGACGCCGCTTACACGGCGCTGGCGCGCCGGCCGTGGTCCGCTGTGCGGATGGTGGACGTGGCCGCGGCGGCCGGAGTGTCCCGGCAGACGCTGTACAACGAGTTCGGGAGCAAGGAAGGGCTGGCCCGGGCCCTCGTCAGGCGGGAAGCGGACGGGTATCTCACCGGCGTCGAGCGGGCGCTGACCGCGCACGGCGACGTCCGGGAGCGGCTGACCGCCACCGCCGAGTGGACGGCGTCGACGGCCCGTGAGAACGCCCTCGTGCGAGCCATGCTCACCGGCTGCTGGAGCGAGCGGCTGCCCTCACCGACGCTGAAGGCCGTGCCGTCCTCCTCGGCCGTCCCCGCGCAGCGCCGGGCGGACGGCCCGCTGCCGTCACCCGGCGACTTCGTGGCCTTGGTGCGTGATCGGGCCGTGGCGGTTCTCTCCGGTCCCGGCGCGGCCAAGTCGGAGGTCGCCGAACTGGCCCGCTCCTGCGAACTCGTCGTCCGCCTCGCCCTGTCCTGCGTGGCGGCCCCGCCCGGCGAGGGCGGCGTGGCGGATCTCGTACGGAGCGTGCTGCAACGGCAGTTGACGGGCTGA
- a CDS encoding Fur family transcriptional regulator gives MSDLLERLRGRGWRMTAQRRVVAEVLDGDHVHLTADEVHARAVAKLPEISRATVYNTLGELVSLGEVLEVATDKRAKRYDPNAHRPHHHLVCAQCGAIRDVHPSGNPLADLPDSERFGFTVSNVEVTYRGVCPNCAAA, from the coding sequence ATGAGTGACCTTCTGGAACGACTGCGCGGCCGCGGCTGGCGGATGACCGCGCAGCGGCGTGTCGTGGCCGAGGTCCTCGACGGCGATCACGTCCACCTGACGGCCGACGAGGTCCATGCGCGGGCCGTCGCCAAGCTGCCAGAGATCTCCCGGGCGACCGTCTACAACACGCTGGGCGAGCTGGTCTCCCTCGGCGAGGTCCTCGAGGTCGCCACCGACAAGCGCGCCAAGCGGTACGACCCCAACGCCCACCGGCCGCACCACCACCTGGTCTGCGCCCAGTGCGGCGCGATCCGGGACGTCCACCCGAGCGGCAACCCGCTGGCCGACCTCCCCGACTCGGAGCGCTTCGGCTTCACGGTCTCGAACGTCGAGGTGACGTACCGCGGCGTCTGCCCGAACTGCGCGGCGGCCTAG
- a CDS encoding UPF0182 family protein, which yields MPDRGGGPTGPRIRVGRPSRRVRTLLMTLGVLAVLGMAFTMFAGFWTDWLWYRSVNYSSVFTTTLWTKIGLFFVFGLLMALAVGFNIWLAHRLRPPLSAMSMEQQNLDRYRMGIAPYKKWLLLGITALVGLIAGASASSQWRTWLMWVNGVSFGEKDPQFHLDVSFFAFDLPWYRFLLGFGFAAAILSVIAAALTHYLYGGLRVTSPGARATAAATGHLSVLLGIFVALKAVAYWLDRYGLAVKSSDFKATDNWTGLRYVDANAYLPAKTILFCIAVICALLFFATLWRRTWQLPVIGFGLMVLSAILIGGLYPAIVQKFQVQPNEQAKEAPYVEKNLKATREAYGIDDSKVSEYQGKPTTTDKTKLRDDAADAASIRIMDPNIVSPTFQQLQQMRNYYAFPTNLDVDRYSKDGQDQDTVIGLRELNLNGIPKNNWINDHFRYTHGYGVVAAKGTTADAEGRPVFTESDLPSKGNLGTYQQRIYYGEKTTTYSIVGGPQKEIDYSDDSGEKTYSYNGDDGVNLSNPINRAAYAVAFSEPQILYSGAIGDGSRILYNRTPKQRVEAVAPWLTIDGDAYPAVVGGKIQWIVDAYTTTNGYPYSSRTTLGDTTADSLTATNNARAVVAQQNQVNYIRNSVKATVDAYTGEVKLYQWDTKDPVLKTWMKAFPGTVESKSDISESLMAHLRYPQDLFKVQRELLTRYHVADADTFLSGSEVWQVPDDPTNKSGNAVPPYYLSMKMPDQAAQAFSLTTTFTPNGRDNLSAFMSIDAEAGTPDYGKIRILKLPTSTTVDGPKQVQSQFNSEQDIAESIRLLRGGDSEVEYGNLLTVPLDGGLLYVEPVYVRGGGLKYPLLRKVLVSYGGNTAFEDTLDEALNKVFGAEGPTTEPPPDEGDTTTPPPTSTNPTVQEALNDAQKAFEAGQQALKDNDWTAYGEAQKDLEEALRRAEDAQNQAGGTGGSSPSPSGSPSPGGSPSPGGSPSPGGSPGSS from the coding sequence ATGCCGGACCGCGGCGGAGGCCCGACGGGGCCACGGATCAGAGTGGGCCGCCCGTCCCGGCGTGTCCGGACCCTGCTCATGACGCTGGGCGTCCTTGCCGTTCTCGGCATGGCGTTCACCATGTTCGCCGGGTTCTGGACGGACTGGCTCTGGTACCGGTCGGTGAACTACTCGTCCGTGTTCACGACCACCCTGTGGACCAAGATCGGGCTCTTCTTCGTCTTCGGTCTGCTGATGGCCCTCGCGGTCGGCTTCAACATCTGGCTGGCGCACCGGCTGCGGCCGCCGCTGAGCGCCATGTCGATGGAGCAGCAGAACCTCGACCGCTACCGGATGGGCATCGCGCCGTACAAGAAGTGGCTGCTGCTCGGGATCACCGCCCTGGTGGGCCTGATCGCCGGCGCTTCCGCCTCCAGCCAGTGGCGGACCTGGCTGATGTGGGTCAACGGCGTCTCGTTCGGCGAGAAGGACCCGCAGTTCCATCTCGATGTGTCGTTCTTCGCGTTCGACCTGCCCTGGTACCGGTTCCTGCTCGGCTTCGGCTTCGCCGCCGCGATCCTCTCCGTGATCGCCGCCGCGCTCACCCACTACCTGTACGGCGGGCTCAGGGTCACCTCCCCGGGCGCGCGTGCCACGGCCGCGGCCACCGGGCACCTGTCGGTGCTGCTGGGCATCTTCGTCGCCCTCAAGGCGGTCGCCTACTGGCTCGACCGGTACGGACTGGCGGTGAAGTCCAGCGACTTCAAGGCCACCGACAACTGGACGGGCCTCAGGTACGTCGACGCCAACGCCTATCTGCCGGCCAAGACGATCCTGTTCTGCATCGCGGTCATCTGTGCCCTGCTCTTCTTCGCCACCCTGTGGCGGCGCACCTGGCAGCTGCCCGTCATCGGCTTCGGCCTGATGGTGCTCTCGGCGATCCTCATCGGCGGCCTGTACCCGGCGATCGTCCAGAAGTTCCAGGTCCAGCCGAACGAGCAGGCCAAGGAAGCGCCGTACGTCGAGAAGAACCTCAAGGCGACGCGTGAGGCGTACGGCATCGACGACTCCAAGGTCTCCGAGTACCAGGGCAAGCCCACGACGACGGACAAGACCAAGCTGCGCGACGACGCAGCCGACGCGGCGAGCATCCGCATCATGGACCCGAACATCGTCTCGCCGACGTTCCAGCAGCTCCAGCAGATGCGTAACTACTACGCGTTCCCGACCAACCTGGACGTCGACCGCTACAGCAAGGACGGCCAGGACCAGGACACGGTCATCGGTCTGCGTGAGCTGAATCTCAACGGCATTCCGAAGAACAACTGGATCAACGACCACTTCCGCTACACCCACGGCTACGGCGTGGTCGCCGCCAAGGGAACCACCGCCGACGCGGAGGGCCGCCCGGTCTTCACCGAGTCCGACCTGCCGTCCAAGGGCAACCTGGGGACGTACCAGCAGCGGATCTACTACGGCGAGAAGACCACCACGTACTCGATCGTCGGCGGTCCCCAGAAGGAGATCGACTACTCCGACGACAGCGGCGAGAAGACCTACAGCTACAACGGCGACGATGGGGTCAACCTCTCCAACCCGATAAACCGGGCCGCGTACGCCGTGGCGTTCAGCGAGCCGCAGATCCTCTACTCCGGGGCGATCGGCGACGGTTCGCGGATTCTGTACAACCGCACGCCCAAGCAGCGTGTCGAGGCGGTGGCCCCCTGGCTGACCATCGACGGCGACGCCTATCCGGCGGTCGTCGGCGGCAAGATCCAGTGGATCGTCGACGCATACACGACGACCAACGGATACCCGTACTCCTCGCGTACGACCCTCGGCGATACGACGGCCGACTCTCTGACCGCGACCAACAACGCGCGCGCGGTGGTGGCCCAGCAGAACCAGGTCAACTACATCCGCAACTCGGTGAAGGCGACCGTCGACGCGTACACCGGCGAGGTCAAGCTCTACCAGTGGGACACCAAGGACCCGGTCCTCAAGACCTGGATGAAGGCGTTCCCGGGCACGGTGGAGTCGAAGAGCGACATCTCGGAGTCGCTCATGGCCCATCTGCGGTACCCGCAGGACCTGTTCAAGGTCCAGCGCGAGCTGCTCACCCGCTACCACGTCGCGGACGCGGACACGTTCCTCAGCGGCAGCGAGGTGTGGCAGGTGCCGGACGACCCGACCAACAAGTCGGGCAACGCGGTGCCGCCGTACTACCTGAGCATGAAGATGCCCGACCAGGCGGCACAGGCGTTCTCGCTGACGACGACCTTCACGCCCAACGGCCGGGACAACCTCAGTGCGTTCATGTCGATCGACGCCGAGGCGGGCACGCCCGACTACGGCAAGATCAGAATCCTGAAGTTGCCGACGAGCACGACCGTCGACGGACCCAAACAGGTCCAGAGTCAGTTCAACTCCGAACAGGACATCGCCGAATCCATCAGGCTCCTGAGAGGCGGCGACTCCGAAGTCGAGTACGGCAACCTGCTGACGGTGCCGCTCGACGGAGGACTGCTCTACGTGGAGCCGGTCTACGTACGCGGTGGTGGACTGAAGTACCCGCTGCTGCGGAAGGTGTTGGTGTCCTACGGAGGCAATACCGCCTTCGAGGACACCCTCGACGAGGCCCTCAACAAGGTCTTCGGAGCGGAGGGCCCGACCACCGAGCCACCACCGGACGAGGGCGACACGACCACTCCGCCACCGACGTCCACCAACCCGACGGTCCAGGAGGCGTTGAACGACGCCCAGAAGGCCTTCGAGGCCGGCCAGCAGGCTCTGAAGGACAACGACTGGACGGCGTACGGCGAGGCGCAGAAGGACCTGGAGGAGGCGCTGCGGCGGGCTGAGGACGCGCAGAACCAGGCCGGCGGGACCGGCGGCAGCAGCCCCAGTCCCAGCGGCAGCCCCAGTCCAGGCGGCAGTCCGAGTCCCGGCGGCAGTCCGAGTCCTGGCGGCAGTCCCGGCAGCAGTTGA